A single Micromonospora sp. CCTCC AA 2012012 DNA region contains:
- the groES gene encoding co-chaperone GroES produces MPVTTATKVAIKPLEDRIVVQANEAETTTASGIVIPDTAKEKPQEGTVLAVGPGRIDDKGNRVPIDVKVGDTVLYSKYGGTEVKYAGEEYLVLSARDVLAVIEK; encoded by the coding sequence ATGCCCGTGACTACCGCGACCAAGGTTGCGATCAAGCCGCTCGAGGACCGCATCGTGGTCCAGGCGAACGAGGCTGAGACCACCACGGCGTCGGGCATCGTGATCCCCGACACCGCCAAGGAGAAGCCGCAGGAGGGCACCGTCCTCGCTGTCGGCCCGGGCCGGATCGACGACAAGGGCAACCGCGTGCCGATCGACGTCAAGGTCGGCGACACCGTCCTCTACTCGAAGTACGGCGGCACCGAGGTCAAGTACGCCGGCGAGGAGTACCTGGTGCTCTCCGCCCGCGACGTCCTCGCGGTCATCGAGAAGTAA
- the groL gene encoding chaperonin GroEL (60 kDa chaperone family; promotes refolding of misfolded polypeptides especially under stressful conditions; forms two stacked rings of heptamers to form a barrel-shaped 14mer; ends can be capped by GroES; misfolded proteins enter the barrel where they are refolded when GroES binds), translating into MAKILSFSDDARHLLEHGVNALADTVKVTLGPRGRNVVLDKKFGAPTITNDGVTIAKEIELTNPYENLGAQLVKEVATKTNDVAGDGTTTATVLAQAMVREGLRNVTAGASPSGLKRGIDAAAAKVSEALLGRAVEVADKESIAHVATISAQDATIGELIAEAMEKVGRDGVITVEEGSALTTELDVTEGMQFDKGFISPNFVTDLESQESVLEDPYILITTQKISAIEELLPLLEKVLQNSKPLLIVAEDVDGQALSTLVVNSIRKTLKVCAVKAPGFGDRRKAMLQDMAILTGAELVAPELGYKLDQVGLEVLGTARRVVVDKENTTIVDGGGQAAEVTDRVAQIRKEIEASDSDWDREKLAERLAKLSGGIAVIKVGAATEVEMKERKHRIEDAIAATKAAVEEGTVPGGGAALVQILSVLDDDLGFTGDEKTGVSVVRKALVEPLRWIAQNAGHDGYVVVQKVAGKEWGTGLDAAKGEYVDLVKSGIIDPVKVTRNAVTNAASIAGLLLTTESLVVDKPEKAEPAAAGGHGHGHGHQHGPGF; encoded by the coding sequence ATGGCGAAGATCCTGAGCTTCTCGGACGACGCCCGACACCTGCTCGAGCACGGTGTCAACGCCCTCGCGGACACGGTCAAGGTCACCCTCGGCCCGCGCGGGCGCAACGTCGTCCTGGACAAGAAATTCGGTGCGCCGACGATCACCAACGATGGTGTGACCATCGCCAAGGAGATCGAGCTCACCAACCCGTACGAGAACCTCGGCGCGCAGCTGGTCAAGGAGGTGGCGACGAAGACCAACGACGTCGCCGGCGACGGGACCACCACCGCGACCGTGCTGGCCCAGGCGATGGTCCGCGAGGGCCTGCGCAACGTGACCGCGGGCGCCAGCCCGTCCGGCCTCAAGCGCGGCATCGACGCGGCGGCCGCCAAGGTCTCCGAGGCGCTGCTCGGCCGGGCCGTCGAGGTCGCCGACAAGGAGTCGATCGCGCACGTCGCGACGATCTCCGCGCAGGACGCCACCATCGGCGAGCTGATCGCCGAGGCGATGGAGAAGGTCGGCCGGGACGGTGTCATCACCGTCGAGGAGGGCTCCGCGCTCACCACGGAGCTCGACGTGACCGAGGGGATGCAGTTCGACAAGGGCTTCATCTCCCCGAACTTCGTCACCGACCTGGAGTCGCAGGAGTCGGTCCTCGAGGACCCGTACATCCTCATCACCACGCAGAAGATCTCGGCGATCGAGGAGCTGCTGCCGCTGCTGGAGAAGGTCCTCCAGAACAGCAAGCCGCTGCTGATCGTCGCCGAGGACGTCGACGGCCAGGCGCTGTCGACCCTGGTGGTCAACTCGATCCGTAAGACCCTCAAGGTCTGCGCGGTCAAGGCCCCCGGCTTCGGCGACCGCCGCAAGGCGATGCTCCAGGACATGGCGATCCTGACCGGCGCCGAGCTGGTCGCTCCCGAGCTGGGCTACAAGCTCGACCAGGTCGGCCTGGAGGTGCTGGGCACCGCCCGTCGCGTCGTGGTCGACAAGGAGAACACGACCATCGTCGACGGTGGCGGCCAGGCCGCCGAGGTCACCGACCGGGTCGCGCAGATCCGCAAGGAGATCGAGGCCTCGGATTCCGACTGGGACCGGGAGAAGCTGGCCGAGCGGCTGGCGAAGCTCTCCGGCGGCATCGCGGTCATCAAGGTGGGCGCGGCGACCGAGGTCGAGATGAAGGAGCGCAAGCACCGCATCGAGGACGCCATCGCCGCGACCAAGGCCGCGGTCGAGGAGGGTACGGTCCCCGGCGGCGGTGCCGCGCTGGTCCAGATCCTGTCGGTGCTCGACGACGACCTGGGCTTCACCGGTGACGAGAAGACCGGTGTCTCGGTCGTACGCAAGGCGCTGGTCGAGCCGCTGCGGTGGATCGCCCAGAACGCCGGTCACGACGGCTACGTCGTGGTGCAGAAGGTCGCCGGCAAGGAGTGGGGCACCGGCCTCGACGCCGCCAAGGGCGAGTACGTCGACCTGGTGAAGTCCGGCATCATCGACCCGGTGAAGGTGACCCGCAACGCGGTAACCAACGCCGCCTCGATCGCCGGCCTGCTGCTCACCACCGAGAGCCTCGTGGTGGACAAGCCGGAGAAGGCCGAGCCGGCCGCCGCCGGTGGCCACGGCCACGGTCACGGCCACCAGCACGGCCCGGGCTTCTGA
- a CDS encoding molybdopterin-dependent oxidoreductase — MSSISRGHAALAGITAAAVAIGAAEPVAVLTGARSAPLIAVGGVVVDLVPEPVKQFAIAVFGTYDKIALLIGTAVLLAAVAALLGVLAARRLRVGLAGIAAFAVLGSAAALTRTGANVFDALPSLVGGALGGLTLWLLLAGPLQPHIWAWTPPTPSTPPHPEPPTAGPERAAEGAAPAGPQPPSAPVPPVVRPVAAHGEESDPEGRRRFLTGAGALLGAAAVAGLGGHWLAGRRGVSSARQAVVLPTPSAPAPAVPAGADLGLARLAPYVTPNADFYRIDTALVVPQVDPATWRLRIHGRVRKPIELSFADLLARPMVERYVTLACVSNEVGDDLIGNARWLGVPIKELLDEAEPEEGADQVVGRSADGWTCGTPTAALRDGRDALLAVGMNGEPLPVEHGFPVRMVVPGLYGYVSACKWVTELELTSFADFDAYWVPRGWSAQGPIKTQSRIDTPRPRGRLSAGPVTVAGVAWAQHRGVRTVEVRVDGGPWREATLAPAVSVDTWVQWSWRWDATPGEHTLQVRATDAEGVTQPEQRRPVAPDGATGWHTVKVTVG; from the coding sequence GTGAGCAGCATCTCCCGCGGTCATGCCGCGCTGGCCGGGATCACCGCCGCCGCCGTGGCCATCGGTGCCGCCGAACCGGTGGCGGTCCTCACCGGTGCCCGCTCGGCACCGCTGATCGCGGTGGGTGGCGTGGTCGTCGACCTCGTTCCCGAGCCGGTCAAGCAGTTCGCCATCGCGGTCTTCGGCACGTACGACAAGATCGCCCTGCTGATCGGGACGGCGGTGCTGCTGGCGGCGGTCGCCGCGCTGCTCGGGGTGCTGGCGGCCCGCCGGCTCCGGGTCGGTCTCGCGGGCATCGCCGCGTTCGCCGTCCTCGGGTCGGCCGCCGCCCTCACCCGGACCGGCGCGAACGTCTTCGACGCGCTGCCGTCGCTGGTCGGTGGGGCGCTGGGCGGGCTGACCCTCTGGCTGCTCCTGGCCGGCCCCCTCCAACCCCACATCTGGGCCTGGACGCCTCCCACACCGAGCACCCCGCCCCACCCCGAGCCGCCCACCGCCGGCCCGGAACGCGCCGCCGAGGGCGCGGCGCCCGCCGGCCCGCAGCCGCCGTCGGCGCCGGTCCCGCCGGTGGTACGCCCCGTGGCGGCCCACGGTGAGGAGTCGGACCCGGAGGGACGGCGACGGTTCCTGACCGGGGCGGGCGCACTGCTGGGCGCGGCGGCGGTGGCCGGGCTCGGCGGACACTGGCTGGCCGGTCGGCGGGGTGTCTCCAGCGCCCGGCAGGCGGTCGTCCTGCCCACCCCGTCCGCACCGGCTCCCGCGGTCCCGGCCGGTGCGGACCTCGGGCTCGCCCGGCTGGCTCCCTACGTGACGCCGAACGCGGACTTCTACCGGATCGACACCGCGCTGGTGGTGCCGCAGGTGGATCCGGCGACCTGGCGGCTGCGGATCCACGGGCGGGTCCGCAAGCCGATCGAGCTGAGCTTCGCCGACCTGCTCGCCCGGCCGATGGTGGAGCGGTACGTGACACTCGCCTGCGTCTCCAACGAGGTGGGCGATGACCTGATCGGCAACGCGCGTTGGCTGGGTGTGCCGATCAAGGAGCTGCTGGACGAGGCGGAGCCGGAGGAGGGGGCCGACCAGGTGGTGGGCCGCTCGGCCGACGGCTGGACCTGCGGCACCCCGACGGCGGCGCTGCGGGACGGGCGGGACGCGTTGCTCGCGGTCGGCATGAACGGCGAGCCGCTGCCGGTCGAGCACGGCTTCCCGGTCCGGATGGTGGTGCCCGGTCTCTACGGGTACGTCTCGGCCTGCAAGTGGGTGACCGAGCTGGAGCTGACCAGCTTCGCCGACTTCGACGCGTACTGGGTGCCGCGCGGGTGGTCCGCGCAGGGGCCGATCAAGACGCAGTCCCGGATCGACACCCCCCGCCCCCGCGGCCGACTCAGCGCCGGCCCGGTGACGGTCGCCGGGGTGGCCTGGGCCCAGCACCGGGGCGTCCGCACGGTCGAGGTACGCGTCGACGGCGGTCCCTGGCGGGAGGCGACGCTCGCCCCGGCGGTCTCGGTGGACACCTGGGTGCAGTGGTCCTGGCGGTGGGACGCCACCCCGGGTGAGCACACCCTCCAGGTCCGGGCCACGGATGCCGAGGGCGTCACCCAGCCCGAGCAGCGGCGTCCGGTCGCACCGGACGGCGCCACCGGCTGGCACACCGTCAAGGTCACCGTCGGCTGA
- a CDS encoding WhiB family transcriptional regulator, whose product MSNVRRLPGPIVDLWDWQRLGACRGRDSAQFFHPDGERGSSRLRRESGAKAVCGACPVRAECAAHALAVREPYGVWGGFSESERLRLLAVGWEDCADRRQARVDVARLEARLGRPHKSAVPDQRKIA is encoded by the coding sequence ATGTCGAACGTACGTAGACTGCCCGGACCCATCGTCGATCTCTGGGACTGGCAGCGGCTCGGTGCCTGCCGGGGCCGGGACAGCGCACAGTTCTTCCACCCGGACGGCGAGCGCGGCTCCTCGCGCCTGCGCCGTGAGTCCGGCGCCAAGGCCGTCTGCGGCGCCTGCCCGGTGCGGGCGGAGTGCGCCGCGCACGCCCTCGCCGTCCGCGAGCCGTACGGCGTCTGGGGCGGCTTCAGCGAGTCCGAGCGGCTGCGGCTGCTCGCCGTCGGCTGGGAGGACTGCGCCGACCGCCGGCAGGCCCGGGTCGACGTGGCCCGGCTGGAGGCCCGGCTGGGTCGCCCGCACAAGTCCGCCGTGCCGGACCAGCGCAAGATCGCCTGA
- a CDS encoding response regulator transcription factor — protein MRSVLVCVRTPLAAQHLSSAAARLGLSGVVRTAVSDPEVMLRLAERPADVILADTALTRPDSAGFVRRVLARAPQAAVVLLGTEESEAAAATISAGARGLIQNVDHDLTSAVAKALLLLSAPGRTARNRVTDPARDAAVAGAARSTPPGRTPGGATWPAEAGGGSPAMVPVQRGDDEAEATGDQPEPALPTGQRGATTPRAGRSSVGLTERELQVLLGMAEGKSNAEIGRELFVSEDTVKTHARRLFRKLGARDRAHAVAAGFRAGLVA, from the coding sequence GTGCGTAGCGTTCTCGTGTGCGTTCGGACACCGCTCGCGGCTCAGCATCTGAGTTCCGCGGCAGCACGACTCGGGCTGTCCGGAGTCGTCCGGACGGCCGTCTCCGATCCCGAGGTGATGCTCCGGCTCGCCGAGCGGCCGGCCGACGTCATCCTCGCGGACACCGCCCTCACCCGGCCGGACAGCGCCGGCTTCGTGCGCCGGGTGCTCGCCCGCGCGCCGCAGGCCGCCGTGGTGCTGCTCGGCACCGAGGAGTCGGAAGCGGCCGCCGCCACCATCAGTGCCGGAGCCCGCGGCCTCATCCAGAACGTCGACCACGACCTGACCAGCGCGGTCGCCAAGGCATTGCTGCTGCTCTCGGCGCCCGGTCGGACCGCCCGCAACCGGGTGACCGACCCGGCGCGGGACGCGGCCGTCGCCGGTGCTGCCCGGTCCACCCCGCCGGGGCGTACGCCGGGTGGCGCGACGTGGCCGGCGGAGGCCGGCGGGGGCTCGCCGGCGATGGTGCCGGTGCAGCGCGGCGACGACGAGGCCGAGGCGACCGGCGACCAACCGGAGCCGGCGCTGCCGACCGGCCAGCGCGGGGCGACCACCCCGCGGGCCGGACGCTCCTCGGTCGGGCTGACCGAGCGCGAACTCCAGGTGCTGCTCGGCATGGCCGAGGGCAAGAGCAACGCGGAGATCGGCCGGGAGCTGTTCGTCTCGGAGGACACCGTCAAGACCCACGCCCGGCGGCTGTTCCGCAAGCTCGGTGCCCGGGACCGGGCGCACGCCGTGGCGGCCGGTTTCCGGGCCGGCCTCGTCGCCTGA